The genomic segment GACTGTCCATGTCCTGCGGCTGACGCGGGGGCGTTCTCCGGACGGGACGTAGGATCGGTCACGCGAGCGGCGAGCAGGCGAGTGCGTGAGACGTGAGGTGTGGCCATGCGGGTGATCGCCCGCGACGGGGAGCACGAGATCGAGATCCAGCGGTCCCGTTTCCTGTGCACGGTCGCCCGCGTCACCAGCGTGGACGAGGCCAACGCGGTCATCGCGCGGGTCCGGCGCGCGGGCCCGAACGCCAACCACCACTGCGTCGCGCTGCGCATCGGTGACCCCGAGACCGGCGCGTTGACGGCACGCAGCAACGACGACGGCGAACCCTCGGGCACGGCGGGTGTCCCGATGCTGGAGGTGCTCACCCGGCGCGAGCTCACCGACGTCGTGGCCGTGGTGTCGCGCTGGTTCGGCGGCATCAAACTCGGCGCCGGTGGTCTGGTCCGGGCCTACTCCAGCGTGCTGTCCGAGACGCTGGACGTCCTGGGAGAGCTGCGCCGGGTCCGCCACCGCGAACTGCTCCTGGCGCTCCCGCACGACCGGGCGGGGCGGTTGGAGAACCAGCTCCGCAACTCGCCGTACCGGCTGCGCGGAGTGGAGTACGGGTCCGACGTCACCTTCACGGTCGCGGTCCAGGATGGTGCCGTGGAGGAGTTCGAAGCCTGGCTGGCGGAACAGGTGGGCGACACGCTCGACGTCCTCGACGCCGGCCCGTGCGACCTGTACCTGCCGTGACGAGCGTGGCCTCGTCCTGAGCCCGAGCGACTCGTCCAGGCATGTCGACGAGTTCGCGATTCGTGCGCCATCGTCCGCGCGCGTGTCCGGGATACTGGGCCGACGCGACGGAAAGGTCATCCATGCGCGGTCTCGCTGCGGTCACAGCACTCGTTCTGCTCTTGTCCGTCACCCCTGCGGTGGCGGAACCCTCGGACGCGGGCCTCCGGCTGCCCGAGCCGACGGGCACGTTCGCGGTGGGCACGACCTCGCTGCACCTGCGGGACGACTCGCGCCGCGACCCGTGGGTGCCGTCGCTGAACCGCGAGCTGATGGTGTCGCTCTTCTACCCGGCGGCGTCCGCCCACGGACCCACGAAGCAGTACCTGACACCGGCGGAGTCGCGGGCGTTGCTCCAGGACGACGGCGTCACCGGTGTTCCGCCCGAGATCCTGAGCACGGTGCACACCAACGCGGTCGTCGACGCGCGCCCGGCCGGCCGTGCGCGCAGCCTGCCGCTGGTGGTCCTGTCCCCCGGGTTCAAGAAGCCCCGCGCCACGCTCAGCACGGTGGCCGAGGACCTCGCGAGCCACGGCTACGTCGTCGCGGTGGTCGACCACACCTACGAGAACGTCGCCACCACCTTCCCCGACGGCCGCGTGACCGGTTGTGTCGCGTGCGGCGACTACGGCCCGGAGTTCTGGCGGAAGCTGGAGCGAGGCCGGGCGGCGGACGTGTCGTTCGTGCTCGACGAGCTGACCCGGTCGAGCGCGCACTGGCGCGGTGCGCCTCTGCTCGATGCGTCGCGGATCGCGATGGGCGGCCACTCCGTCGGCGGCGCCGGCACCCTCGACGCTCTGCAGACCGACGACCGGATTCGAGCCGGTGTCGACATCGACGGGACGCTGGACACCCCGTTACGCGAGACCGGACTCTCCAAGCCCGTGCTGCTTCTGGGCAGGCAGAACACCTATACGCCGGGGTTGGGAAACGGTGCGGCGGACACGTGGGAGGCGGCATGGCCTCTGCTCACCGGATGGAAACGCTGGCTGCTGGTGGAAGGCATGGAGCACGCGTCGTTCACCGACATCGGCGTGCTCGCCGCTCAACTCGGACTCGACATCGGCGCGGACGTCGACGCCGAGCGGGCAGCGACGATCACCCGAAGCTACGTGACGGCGTTCTTCGACCTGCACCTGCGCGGTGAATGGCGACCGCAGCTGGAACGACCCTCGCCCGAGTTCCCCGAGGTGAGCTTCGCCGACCCGTCGTGACCGTGCGGGGTGCTCAGCCGGCGACGTAGGCGCTGAGCAGGGCCTGGACCTCGTAGACGTCGACGCCCTTGCCGAACTGCTTGACGATCGGTTCGAGGCTGCCGGAGAGCCAGATCTTCAGCTCGGCGTCGAGATCGAACGTACCGGCGGTCTCGACGGCGAAGTGGCCGATGTTGCGATACGGGATCGAGTGGTACTCGACCTTCCGGCCCGTCACACCCTGCTTGTCGATGAGGATCAACCGCCGGTTCGTGAAGAGGAAGGAATCCCGGATCAGCTGGTAGGCGGCATGGATCTGCTCGTCCTGCGCGAGCAGGCGACCGTACTGCTTCGTCGCCGAACGAGGATCGATCCGGGAAGCGTTCCCCAGCATGCCGTCGAAAATCCTCACGGGCCCCTCCCCATTCGGAAAAACTCTTGCCGTGCGCACGACGACGATAGCGACACGGACAGTGTCGGCACCAGGTCCGTAGGGGAGGGGACCGGACGAAGCGGGGCTGCACCCCTATCGGTCGCGGCGGGACGACTACTCCAGCGGTGCTTTGCCCTCGACCTGCACGATCTGCATGCCGTGCCGGCTCGCCTGGCGGTCGGTGACGGTGGCGTCACACCAGCCCGCCGGGACGGCGCCCGCGAGCAGGCGGCGGCGGAGCCGGGCTCCGTTGCGCACGTGTCGCGCGAACGACCAGCGGGGAAGGATCCGGCCGCGGTGGCGTTGCCCGGCGAGCGCTTCGGGCACCGTGCAGTCGATCCAGAGCAGGTGCCTGCGGCGACCGGTGAGGGTGCCGAGCACGACGAACGCCGTTCTGGCGATGGCGCCGGTCGCCGGGTCGTGCACGACGACCGGCCCGGGAGCGCGGATCGCGGCCGAGACGAGCCGCGCGATGTGCAGCACGTGCACCAGCGGCCGGTAGCAGGCGTAGGGGGTTCCCGCGGGGAACACGGTGCGCAGTCTCGCGCGCATGTGATCGGTGTCGAGCAGGGTCACCCCCGGGTTCGCGGCGGTGTCGCGTAACAGGGTGCTCTTGCCTGCCCCAGGCAACCCGGCGACCACGAGCAGTGTGCGGTTCTCCAGCGGCAGCACAGGCCGGCCGGGTGTCACGATGTCCACAAAAAGGATCAACGACGGGAACGGCCGTGACGTTCCCGTGATGAACCGGATCACACCGAGCCGGTCGTGCCGTCCGGGTGGCTGGTGTTGCCGTCCAGAGGCCACCGCGCCACACGACCGTTGAGGTCGGGTTCACCACCCTGATCGGCGCAGTACTCGCCGGTGATCAGCACATCCGGGGTCTCGCTGCGGTCGAGGGCCGTGTACGAGAACTTCCGGGGACCGCCGGCCTTGCACTTGTGCTCCGGCGGGAACTCGGCGAGTCCGTCCGGGTTGGACCAGCCGGCGACCTGCGGCATCACGTAGCGGTAGCCGTAGCTGTAGTAGGTGCCGCTCTGCCTGCCGACCTGGCCGGAGTCGGTGACGTCACCGTTGGACGCCGACTTGACGTCGAAGATGGAGCGCATGTCGAACACCCGGATACCGCGTTCGGCGTCGACGACGTAGAGCCGCTGTCGGTGTCCAAAAACGACACCCGCACGCCCTTGGCCGGGTAGTCGTGCATCGAGGTCGTCGACGATCGACTGCAGTCCGCCGTTGGTCGGGACCAGCTGGAAGTCGGACAGCGATGGTGGTGTCGCTTCGGCCGCGGTGGCCGGAGCGACACCACGACGAGCGACGTCACCAGTGCCGCACTCTCTGCTGTCCCGTCGCGCAGGTGACCCTAGCGAGGTGCCGGGTTCTGCGCTCCCGGCCAGGAGACGACGATCCGGGTGTGGGACTTCTCGACGATGCGTCCCTCCGGGAGCTCGCTGGTCGGCGTCGTCGCCGTAGTCGCGGCTCACGAGGTGGTCACCGGCGGCTTCGAGCACGACGGAGCGGGTCAGTCCGCGCATCCGCAGCGGCACGACGATGCGGCCCTCCGGAGCCAGTTGCCCGGTCCAGCTCGGCGGAATGTCCCAGGCGCCGGCCGTGACGATGACCCGGTCCCACGGAGCTCCGTCGGCGTGTCCGTATTCGGCATCGCCCTGCGCCACGGTGACACGCTCGTACCCGGCAGTCTTCAGGCAGCGGCGGGCGCGTTCGACGACCTCGGCGTCGATATCCAGCGAGACGACGGTCCCGGACTCGCCCACCAGCTCGGAGATCAGGGCCGCGTTGTAGCCGCCGCTACCGACCTCCAGGACCCGCATCCCCGGTTCCAGCTCCGCTTGTTCCAGCATCGTCACCTGGATGTGCGCGGCGCTGAGCAAGCTGGTTGCCACGCCTTGCTCATCGCGCTTGACCACCAGAGCCGTGTTCGGCTTGTAGACGGACTCCCACGGCGCGTCCGGAGCGAAGAGGTGGCGGGGCACGGTCTGCACCGCCCGGGCTACCGATTCGCTACGAATCGCGCGATATTGCCGAAGCTTGCGCACCATGTTCTCGCGGAGGGCGTTCGCCTCGTCGACGGCGCCGCGTGTTGTGGTCATGTAGAGCCTTTCGGTCGGTCCCGCGCCGATCGAAAGGGCGGGTCGTGCGGGGCTGCGAACAACGACCCGATCAGAGCAATCCGCCGAAAACGGCGCCGTCGTGCGAAGCGCCACCGGCATCATTCGTTCATGACAGACGGTCCGGGCACTCCCGCTCTTCTGCCGCTGGAAGACGGCATTGGTCTGACGGTCGGTGTCAACCTCGCGGTGACCGTGGCCGCCTTCATCGGGCTGACGGTCCAGTACCGCGGCCTCGAATCTGGAACAGGACAAGCTCGACCTCGAACAGGACAAGGCGATCACGGAGCAGGTGACCAGTGCGGCAGAATTGATCAGCAGCTCTGAGGTCAACGCTCAAGCCGCAGGATTTCGAATGTTGCGACGGGTCGCGCAAATCTCACCCGACGACCGGGAGCATGTCGTCGATCTCGCGGAGTCCTACCTTGCCAACGACAGACCTGGGGCCAGGTCGATCGGCCTTTACACCGACGAGCGCCCGGTATTCGAGGCGAACGCGGGCACACAAGCCGCAGTCGACGTGATTCGGGACCGCGTCGTGTACGAGGACCCGGTAGCGCCTGGTATGCGTGAGTTCAGATTCCCCGGGCTGGTCGTCGAAGGAGTGCGGCTCCACGACGTGGTGATGCGCGGTGCCAACGCTGCGGGGTGCTATGCGTGCTGTCCGAGTGGCACTGAGCGGACCTCACGGGAAGTAACTTCTACGAGTGTGCGTTCGAATGGGCGCAGTTCCCCCACCGTGTTCGAGGGTGCGAACCCCAGTGATGTCACCTTCGCTGGTGCCGACCTGGTGGGAGCCAACTTCGTCGGCGTCAAGAGCATCGCCGGTGCGGATTTCTCAGCGGTGATAGGCGTGGATCGTGCACTCCACCTGGCAAACGCGCCAGGGGCTGAGTCGGCGATCTGGCCTTGACCGCAGTGAAGAGTGTTGGGCGGATCGACCCAATCCGATGAACCTCCGGGGGCCGGGGCCTACGCGAGCTTGAGAACACCCAGTCCGTCGAACTCCCCCGCCCGGGCTGGAATCGCGGCAAGATGGGTCGTCGAACGACTGGGCAGTGGGGGAGGACGATGTCAGACGACAAGCCGAAGGCAGGGGTGTGGCTGGGGGCGGCAGCATCGGCCGTGGCCGTCCTCGCCTTTTTCGGCGTGAACTCCTTCGACCAACTGACTGCCACGCTCGACCCGACGTCCGCAGCCCTCGACTCCTGCGAGGAGGCTTACCGGGCATGGCAGGAGAACGGGATGGAGCCCGGGGACTACCGCGTCTACAGCCGCACGATCTTGGCGATCGCTGACGAGACCGAGGACGAGAAGCTAAAGGCGATTCTCCGAACCGAGGGTGACGCTGCCGAGGAGATGGCTGCGGCGTTGATCCGCAACGATGCCAGCACGTCGGATGCCCTGCTCCGGAGCAACGACGCCACGATCGCCCGGCAGCAGTACTGCTCCGAACTCGAAGAGAGCAACTGAACGCCTGACACGGGAGACAAGGCCGGTGTCTCCTGTCCCATGGACGGCACCTCGACGAGGTTTCGCCGCGTCCGCTCAGCCCTGGCCGTTCACGACGCGCAGCAAGCGGGTCACGGCGTCGGCGAGTGGGATGGTCTCCTGTTCGATGCGACGGAACGGCGTGGGGCCTGCGGTCGCGATCGTGTCGTACGCGGTGGTTTCGGCGTCGGTGAGGTGCCGCAGAACCCCCGGTGACGGTCTGAGGGGGCGCCCGTCCTTGTCGCGGTCGACGCCGTGATCGGCGTAGCGCTGCAGGTCGGTGGCGTCCATGAGAATCGAGGTGACCGGCTTCGGGGGTGTCCCGTCGGGTCCGGGTTCGGCCAGCGTGGCTCGGAATCGGTCGAGGATCGCGTACCCGTCCGCGTCGATGTCGCCCCAGTAGACGACGTGCTCCGCGGCACGGACCCAGGGCACACCACCCAGGAGGGCTGCTGCGGCCTTGCCGCCGCCTTCCACCACAACGGTGTCCTTGACCGGCGGGAACCACAGCCGGGAGTCGCGGTTCTCCACGACGAGGACCACGCGCGGCGGGTAGGCGATGTCGTGCACGTCCCCGGTCGTCCAGGCGTCGTGCCTGCGGCGGCCCGATGCCAGGTGGTCCGGGTCGACGTAGGTCAGGTGCACGACCGTCGGCCGGGGCCGCACCTCGGCCCGGACGTCGCGACCACTGACATCACGCAGCAGTGTCCCGTGAGAGTCCAGCCACTTGGTGTGCATGCCGGGGATCGGGAGCTGCCGCAGCGTCCACGGGCTGACGTCGGGATGCTTCCGCAGCCAGGTCACCGCGCCGAGCAGTACGTCCACGTCGTTCGGCCGCAGACGAGAGACGGCTCGGAGCGTGGCCGGGGTGAGAGCGGCGTCGGCCGAGCGCAGCGCCGACGCCAGCTCACGGGCACGCCCGATGTCCACAGTGGGTGGTGCGACACCGGTGTCGGCGAGGAGCGCGACGGCGCCGTCGAGATCCGCCCGCAGCGTGGCGGGGAACTCACCGACCACGCCACGGATGCTCACCGCTGTGCGGACGAGGTCCACTCCGGCGGGGAGTCTGCTCGCGAACTCCCGCCAGAGCCTGTGCCACTCGTGCCAGGTGGCGTGCCCCAGCCGTTCGACGGCCTTGCCCGTCGACACGCCGGGTCGAAGCGGGACGGAGAAGGTGACCCGGTCGCCGACGCCGAAGTCCGCGCACACGGCGTCCGCCCACTTCTGCTCGACCTTGCGGCGAACCGTCGTCAGAGCGTCGTCCGGGGTGACGAGCGTGCTCATGCGTCCGGAACCCCGACCAGCGGCTTCGCATACGAGCGGCCCTCGGAGTTCTTGAGGATCAGGTACTCCGCGTCCACGTGCGGCTCGATCGCGCTGTGTTTGTCGTTCGGGGCACCGATGATCAGTTGGAAACCGAGTCCGCGCCACGCGCCGATGGCTCGACCGGTGAGGCGCGCGTCCGCCTTGATCAGCGCCTCGTCGAGGAAGATCGGCGCGTAGCGGGGACGATCGGCGCCCGCGTCGCCCAGCTGGTACCGCAACGCGGCACCGACGATGAATGCCACCAGCTCCTGCGACTCGCCACCGGACTTCTCGCCGATGTGGTCGTACACGGCGACGTGTTTGCCGTCGAGGTCGCGTTTCTCGGCGCTGATCCGCACGTGGTTGCGGACGTCGACGAGGTCGGCGAAGTCGGGGGCGGTGCGCCGGATGCGGTCGATCACCTTGGCCATGCGGTGATACGCGCGCTCCCGGTCGGCGTCCGTGTCCGCCCGGTCGATCAACGCGCGCACGTCGCGCAGCTCCTTGCGGAACCGGGCGCGCACGGTGGAATGGCTCTCCTGCGGGTCGATGCGCAGCCGGTGTTCGTCGTCGGCGAACGGGAGTTCGGCGAGGATGCGGTTGACCGGGTCGATCCGGTCGCGGATCTCCCGCACCGCCGCGGCGAGTTCGCTGTCCAGCCCGGTGAGGTCGTTGCCGGACAGCTTGAGCAGGCTGTCCCGCCACTCCGCCTCCAGCTCGTGCAGGCCGCTGCTCTCCAGGTCGGTGAGGACGCGGTCGAAGTCGCGATAGGAGGCGTCGGGATCGGTACCGAGGTTCGGGTTGGGCCAGCGTTCGAGGAACACCGAGAACGTGTCCTCCAACGCCTTTCTCGACCGGCCGATCGTCTCCGTCGCCGACTGCCGGTCGGCGTGGAGTCGTTCGGCGGCCCGTTTCACCGCCGCGTCGAATTCCGCCAGTTCCGTCGCCGGAGCGTCGGCCGAGGTGTCCGCGAACAGTGTCTCCAGGTATTCCTGGTGCTCCGGAAGGACGACCGTGCCGGTCTCCGTGGCCGCATCGAGGGCCGACTGGGCGCGGTCGACCTCGTCGACGGTCGACTCCCATTGCGCGCCGAGCTCCTCCACGGTCTTCCTCCGCTCACCGACACGCTGGGTGAGCTCCCTGACCTGATTCTTTAGCTCGTCGACCTGTCGCTGCAGCTGATCGATCTTCGGGTTGCCCGCACGGACCTCCTCGACGACGCGGTCCCACCGGTTGCGTTCCGCCTTCACCGACTCGACGTCCACCTGGTCCCACGACAACTCGGTCACGGTCCGGTAGGCCGCCCGCCGGGCCTCGAACGAGTTGAGCTCGTCCTCCGCCCGCGACACCCACGCGTCGGCCTCGTCGAGGCGGTGGCGCGCGGCATCGATCCGCTGGTCGAGCTCGGCGAGCAGCCTGGTGTTGGTGAAGCCGAGCACGTTGGCCCGGCCGTGGCCGCCGTGCGCGCCCCGGCCGGGCTGCGACGTCTGACCGGTGATCGTGAGCGCTTTGGTGTACTGGGGGAGCAATCGGGGCGTGTCGACGCAGACGAAGTCGAACCGGCTCGCGAGCTCGCTCTTGAGCCACGCCGTGAAGGGCGACGGCCGGTAGTCGAGCCTGCCGGGGAGCGTCTTCGCGTTGAGCCTGACCTCGTCGTGCCGGCCCGTGCGCACACCCTGGAAGTGCACGCGTCGAGCGGTCGGGACCGTGTTGATGGCCTCACGGAACGCGTTCAGCCGTCCCATGTCGATGAGCATGCGCGTGGCGAACCCGCCGAGTGCCAGGTTGAACGCCTCCCGCCACGGTTCGAACTCGGTGCGCACCTCGATCAGCTCGCCGACGAACGGCAGGTCGTCCGGCGTCAGCCCGGCGGCCTCGGCCAGGGTTGCGCGAGCCGTGTGCAGGTCGGTCGGGATGTTCCCCTTGCGCGCCGTGACCGCCTTGCGTTCGGCGCGCAGCGCGGCCAGTTCCGTGTCGGCGTCCCGTTTCTCGCTCATCGCGTCGGCGAACCGGGCTTGAGCGGTTCGCCGTGCTTCCGTGTCGGCGAGGGACCGATGCGCCGTCTCGACCAGCGCGGTGAATTCTGCGCCGGTCGACACCGTGACGCCGAGGGTGCCGAGTGCCCGGTCCAGCTGCTGCCGGGTTCGCTCGACGTCGCCCAGCCGCTGCTCGACGCTGCGCCGCTCTCGGAGTGCTGTGTCCAGGCGGTCACCACCGGAGGCGCGGAGTGTGTCGGCGGCCCCTTCGCACTGCGCTTCGGTGGCTTCGACCAGGGCGTTGGTCTCCGC from the Saccharomonospora azurea NA-128 genome contains:
- a CDS encoding IMPACT family protein gives rise to the protein MRVIARDGEHEIEIQRSRFLCTVARVTSVDEANAVIARVRRAGPNANHHCVALRIGDPETGALTARSNDDGEPSGTAGVPMLEVLTRRELTDVVAVVSRWFGGIKLGAGGLVRAYSSVLSETLDVLGELRRVRHRELLLALPHDRAGRLENQLRNSPYRLRGVEYGSDVTFTVAVQDGAVEEFEAWLAEQVGDTLDVLDAGPCDLYLP
- a CDS encoding alpha/beta hydrolase family protein, whose translation is MRGLAAVTALVLLLSVTPAVAEPSDAGLRLPEPTGTFAVGTTSLHLRDDSRRDPWVPSLNRELMVSLFYPAASAHGPTKQYLTPAESRALLQDDGVTGVPPEILSTVHTNAVVDARPAGRARSLPLVVLSPGFKKPRATLSTVAEDLASHGYVVAVVDHTYENVATTFPDGRVTGCVACGDYGPEFWRKLERGRAADVSFVLDELTRSSAHWRGAPLLDASRIAMGGHSVGGAGTLDALQTDDRIRAGVDIDGTLDTPLRETGLSKPVLLLGRQNTYTPGLGNGAADTWEAAWPLLTGWKRWLLVEGMEHASFTDIGVLAAQLGLDIGADVDAERAATITRSYVTAFFDLHLRGEWRPQLERPSPEFPEVSFADPS
- a CDS encoding PH domain-containing protein, with protein sequence MRIFDGMLGNASRIDPRSATKQYGRLLAQDEQIHAAYQLIRDSFLFTNRRLILIDKQGVTGRKVEYHSIPYRNIGHFAVETAGTFDLDAELKIWLSGSLEPIVKQFGKGVDVYEVQALLSAYVAG
- a CDS encoding AAA family ATPase; amino-acid sequence: MDIVTPGRPVLPLENRTLLVVAGLPGAGKSTLLRDTAANPGVTLLDTDHMRARLRTVFPAGTPYACYRPLVHVLHIARLVSAAIRAPGPVVVHDPATGAIARTAFVVLGTLTGRRRHLLWIDCTVPEALAGQRHRGRILPRWSFARHVRNGARLRRRLLAGAVPAGWCDATVTDRQASRHGMQIVQVEGKAPLE
- the fxlM gene encoding methyltransferase, FxLD system, translated to MTTTRGAVDEANALRENMVRKLRQYRAIRSESVARAVQTVPRHLFAPDAPWESVYKPNTALVVKRDEQGVATSLLSAAHIQVTMLEQAELEPGMRVLEVGSGGYNAALISELVGESGTVVSLDIDAEVVERARRCLKTAGYERVTVAQGDAEYGHADGAPWDRVIVTAGAWDIPPSWTGQLAPEGRIVVPLRMRGLTRSVVLEAAGDHLVSRDYGDDADQRAPGGTHRREVPHPDRRLLAGSAEPGTSLGSPARRDSRECGTGDVARRGVAPATAAEATPPSLSDFQLVPTNGGLQSIVDDLDARLPGQGRAGVVFGHRQRLYVVDAERGIRVFDMRSIFDVKSASNGDVTDSGQVGRQSGTYYSYGYRYVMPQVAGWSNPDGLAEFPPEHKCKAGGPRKFSYTALDRSETPDVLITGEYCADQGGEPDLNGRVARWPLDGNTSHPDGTTGSV
- a CDS encoding pentapeptide repeat-containing protein, yielding MLRRVAQISPDDREHVVDLAESYLANDRPGARSIGLYTDERPVFEANAGTQAAVDVIRDRVVYEDPVAPGMREFRFPGLVVEGVRLHDVVMRGANAAGCYACCPSGTERTSREVTSTSVRSNGRSSPTVFEGANPSDVTFAGADLVGANFVGVKSIAGADFSAVIGVDRALHLANAPGAESAIWP
- a CDS encoding DUF3322 and DUF2220 domain-containing protein; this encodes MSTLVTPDDALTTVRRKVEQKWADAVCADFGVGDRVTFSVPLRPGVSTGKAVERLGHATWHEWHRLWREFASRLPAGVDLVRTAVSIRGVVGEFPATLRADLDGAVALLADTGVAPPTVDIGRARELASALRSADAALTPATLRAVSRLRPNDVDVLLGAVTWLRKHPDVSPWTLRQLPIPGMHTKWLDSHGTLLRDVSGRDVRAEVRPRPTVVHLTYVDPDHLASGRRRHDAWTTGDVHDIAYPPRVVLVVENRDSRLWFPPVKDTVVVEGGGKAAAALLGGVPWVRAAEHVVYWGDIDADGYAILDRFRATLAEPGPDGTPPKPVTSILMDATDLQRYADHGVDRDKDGRPLRPSPGVLRHLTDAETTAYDTIATAGPTPFRRIEQETIPLADAVTRLLRVVNGQG
- a CDS encoding ATP-binding protein, producing the protein MSMIDTLFGLIPAASRGQQWVARDLQLVNWGGYDGYHRVRFAPGATLLSGGSGSGKSTLMDSYIALLMPHTTPFNGASNGGVVGRPRGKDQRNILSYARGKLDESRTDGETKSRVLRGDGRDTWSAIAMTWVDHTGAEFTALRAWYVPSSARALDDVVAVRATCDHHYSLRELEGPAAKRLARAEVESTGLTCFETDRDFTARLHHTLGIGAAGDGHKAVALLGRIQAGQQITTVDALYKTMVLEEPSTLATADAVVQQFDELSGTRERMIVARQQVKALTPIREHRRAIDDAVERLHLIEAIGSFTETSSPAALWCHERRLDLLRAAERDLAQRYRRAEQELAETNALVEATEAQCEGAADTLRASGGDRLDTALRERRSVEQRLGDVERTRQQLDRALGTLGVTVSTGAEFTALVETAHRSLADTEARRTAQARFADAMSEKRDADTELAALRAERKAVTARKGNIPTDLHTARATLAEAAGLTPDDLPFVGELIEVRTEFEPWREAFNLALGGFATRMLIDMGRLNAFREAINTVPTARRVHFQGVRTGRHDEVRLNAKTLPGRLDYRPSPFTAWLKSELASRFDFVCVDTPRLLPQYTKALTITGQTSQPGRGAHGGHGRANVLGFTNTRLLAELDQRIDAARHRLDEADAWVSRAEDELNSFEARRAAYRTVTELSWDQVDVESVKAERNRWDRVVEEVRAGNPKIDQLQRQVDELKNQVRELTQRVGERRKTVEELGAQWESTVDEVDRAQSALDAATETGTVVLPEHQEYLETLFADTSADAPATELAEFDAAVKRAAERLHADRQSATETIGRSRKALEDTFSVFLERWPNPNLGTDPDASYRDFDRVLTDLESSGLHELEAEWRDSLLKLSGNDLTGLDSELAAAVREIRDRIDPVNRILAELPFADDEHRLRIDPQESHSTVRARFRKELRDVRALIDRADTDADRERAYHRMAKVIDRIRRTAPDFADLVDVRNHVRISAEKRDLDGKHVAVYDHIGEKSGGESQELVAFIVGAALRYQLGDAGADRPRYAPIFLDEALIKADARLTGRAIGAWRGLGFQLIIGAPNDKHSAIEPHVDAEYLILKNSEGRSYAKPLVGVPDA